One Saccharomyces mikatae IFO 1815 strain IFO1815 genome assembly, chromosome: 16 genomic region harbors:
- the MRI1 gene encoding S-methyl-5-thioribose-1-phosphate isomerase MRI1 (similar to Saccharomyces cerevisiae MRI1 (YPR118W); ancestral locus Anc_3.451) — MSLEAIIFDRSNPEKVSVKVLDQLLLPYTTKYVPIHTVDDGYSVIKNMQVRGAPAIAIVGSLSVLTEIQLVKHNPTSSATTLYLPVNWESTKRVLNERLDFLLSSRPTAVNLSNSLADIKNILTSSENLEVFDNNLYSYVCQLIDEDLANNIKMGDNGATYLLDTLMNDGFKGGFAVLTICNTGSLATSGYGTALGVIRSLWKDSLAKTNEASSGSNIENKPKMDHVFPLETRPYNQGSRLTAYELVSENIPSTLITDSSIAYKIRTSPIPIKAAFVGADRIVRNGDTANKIGTLQLAVICKQFGIKFFVVAPKTTIDNLTETGDEIIVEERRPEEFKLVTGAMVNPEDGTLVLNEAGEPISGKVGVAPPEIDVWNPAFDVTPHEFIDGIFTERGVFIKNSKGEFELEALF, encoded by the coding sequence ATGTCGTTGGAAgccattatttttgatagatCGAACCCAGAAAAGGTTTCAGTGAAGGTACTTGATCAACTTCTCCTACCATATACTACTAAATACGTTCCAATTCACACAGTTGATGATGGCTACTCagttatcaaaaatatgcAAGTGAGAGGTGCTCCAGCAATTGCGATTGTGGGATCTTTATCTGTCTTGACAGAAATACAATTGGTAAAACATAATCCAACCTCCAGTGCTACCACACTGTATCTGCCAGTAAATTGGGAATCCACAAAGAGAGTGCTTAATGAGAGATTAGATTTCCTTTTGAGCAGCAGACCAACAGCGGTTAATCTATCAAATTCCCTTGCAGACATTAAAAATATACTGACATCATCAGAGAACCTCGAGGTTTTCGACAATAATTTATACAGTTATGTCTGTCAGTTAATAGATGAGGATTTGGCGAATAACATAAAAATGGGTGATAATGGGGCTACTTATTTACTGGATACGTTAATGAATGATGGTTTTAAAGGCGGATTCGCTGTTTTGACGATTTGCAATACTGGCTCCTTAGCAACTTCTGGATATGGTACGGCTTTGGGTGTTATCCGTTCTTTATGGAAGGATTCATTGGCAAAAACTAATGAAGCAAGTTCCGGATCGAATATCGAAAACAAACCCAAGATGGACCATGTATTCCCACTCGAAACAAGGCCTTATAATCAAGGTTCAAGGCTAACTGCTTACGAATTAGTTTCTGAGAATATTCCGTCAACTTTAATTACAGATAGTTCCATAGCGTATAAAATTAGAACTAGCCCGATTCCAATTAAGGCGGCGTTTGTAGGAGCCGATAGAATTGTTCGCAATGGAGATACAGCAAACAAAATTGGTACTTTACAACTTGCTGTAATCTGTAAGCAATTCGGGATTAAATTCTTTGTAGTGGCTCCAAAAACAACTATAGATAATTTAACTGAAACAGGTGATGAGATTATTGTCGAAGAACGTAGGCCTGAAGAATTTAAACTGGTTACGGGTGCAATGGTTAATCCTGAAGATGGTACTTTGGTTTTGAATGAGGCAGGAGAGCCGATCTCGGGAAAGGTAGGAGTTGCCCCTCCTGAAATTGATGTATGGAATCCTGCCTTCGATGTTACTCCACATGAGTTTATTGATGGGATTTTCACTGAGAGAGGTGTATTCATCAAGAATTCTAAAGGTGAATTTGAGCTAGAAGCTCTTTTTTAA
- the HOB2 gene encoding Hob2p (similar to Saccharomyces cerevisiae YPR117W; ancestral locus Anc_3.443), with amino-acid sequence MSMLPWSQIWDVFKLFLAFTLFVILVQKTISLFVSWMLMLRHSTIRKFSFGYFFGTSIRRAFILTDFAELYIGKISFRIGWKPGIVFHNVDMKLFERGSDTTTHSTRGSRTCFNPDDQTFTFVISKRILSILRLVFSFSIFFHTLTLTVSNGKQYKLNIGSITISHPHDDTIKLEAFLHDFTHPETKDTLNHTGFFMVCKIAKENDKGAKCSKITLKNWKSSLKISDVCWHLPERKEKTPGTDTIDSSSKSDEVEFLTSSRKMLKPFHYPLKTLNILDLKVENVKLIYKKKFTIRISSAQLYLESISILNNVSALELLPLNKPTWGDFELSLSANAVVIDIDGNTAIRIPFGNVILTSDILLFLLDNVPLQKTKISSILNIINPSVFLNIHQVLEIFHLVDRFDNSETSSYTKATDSSSNILDLDIDRMPSFNFELLMSNFISRLHISDEENVTFKVFSTHALFSRNNMSMFTKKSELINLHSDWPFSKAALVSNQLSNYIKIVGTSLSYLKIPTEEDANPVSIPVCGFERLDTFLDEFSNSKLTVQSTLRHSYVSLENIEVLHTLSRAFDKVYSLISIRKKRNAAHKAKDQKLASLSENKKNFNWSLKLRLKDISCSLLIAGFLPKTMDPVEVENLNLTDVTRGAKVVLTESILLADNQEKKFTIVDASIYRFMDETTYDSAPDAIVQFTDLLLSFNDFNKIHFSLPKIKLKIDVNIIWLWFYIQGIWIKFRPNLELSQTSTSSSKSADVLDRLRVDIGKMIIELTLPHNTEVLLIFEQVEFLNSTKMLTIATLSAYVVSVYVKHIKVYVSLMNINDFELNIQELIRERSASVNTSLIHFHAEYHFRFYMITDNMITLYKSFKQIRLAFSNLQEFTRLYPQQQYPENVPNLHICCQDFLIDIEEDPFEQELGLILKVGVLEQRERLKKLEEFKEKLSTYEDMNVRLRSLYDTSRGQTFFPDFYANDQEYEEKAYFRLLENFSTSWIARYRKAKLSFYGMPYRVVSREELGTNYHLFTKQKTSTVANLVVKELDFQLGCPSFPLDQYMNFVYQYGKKVPKTTKYTLLIIVGLKIKSSLWELRLRDYPIPAISFPDTFTTGDVVFAEKMPAPCALHTVYVPFVSSAQSGPYSDANTIYGSHIIRTINSVKTYFNIRSMVSSSLSARITWGKSLQPGYESLMLWFDFLTKPLIDPSKKLGFWDKFRYLVHGKWIYEFSEESEIHLNIKGSHDPYKITDDGAGLAFCWSGGTTIYVHDSADPKEFLKIESQRFQLAVPDFAKVSKFDKVFMKLDGKVIWTLGLIFEQGDICKAGDEERFLPNRPHYEIQLMNPDSVPDLDHHDTYKGFRTSFIHMSFGVYSSEHGSINSLYLAPYALTHFFKWWNLFHTYTSGPIRQGRLFTDLLQNKTKFGRSLFTIAYQLHLKRLMVTHIYRHITTQYDLEKDRKITFTGLKGRFDSLKIDLHQKRIKLTHTNQKLNKSKPVWKFKMSRGEIDCAEADIRILSTMFDQEAVKEILSTGLDGILEDESSRPISPQDVEHLRESDWYDLEDYIDLNQVPLGSSLPLKLEAIPLLYSPRISYFRKINDDGYVLAYPFGTEESHNCLIGKNHPELTQEKLATERKREIEEQLKILLTTLNSMQSKKSGNFMKDNSEYGVPEIKAEVAELNHRLHTVNTILSDLKISEAIPGEDTGCDSSSSLSDTEANLEEVVPTPNRLSLLRTNTVESFVSMRKASTMQVESTYDNRFMVHNIELKIDNKIRHHLLEYASSAFERKSMRFALTYKSVTILKELLGNVLTGVRTSIEDYGSMLEDDLASNSEFIEHFEKLIRDVPSDDFDYVDNYLCRLISPQVQIKSDVERNAAVILAARDIEMGIIDIVQVYGKSGKRIPVDIDTIVETRYSAVSKDIQLFTLFKKDLEGPEGRLFHKNGYGLDKESDIWPPWIPLEMCFDGSLLDRHVFLKRRSMFLTYVAPNPLFFSANDTSTFSYDSRFRIAFPGLVLTSDCQQYCAVYAIAEDLLSFGSSLDEKVEKLSRILFTDEVRNNLENLDVSVVTALQDRIKELYYTRAYLKLHDPRLFRKSGQELTFDIQTSTLKLTLLMTAIKKTYDRMGSGNRVIQKRLRWQVGTDELVWELYDESKTPFVTIGLGPSTFIRSETSDGTNSNKVSISSLQCFNQQKNPVYTELLAPFSENSSYNDNAPMVEIFWILGPSVGGISDLQDLVVSLQPLIFKMDHKTSEKLMNYLFPKIEQTPVEPNPSELVPRSSTSSFFSFSPVLRHSPSNGSLSVYDAKDVDSWDLRSIQSKEGINKYKGDHRKVSASLFVQPDYNINEMVKRSGTFFNVKSIIIRKTLMSVCYKGSHSLLTDVNNLIVRVPVLKYHNKLWSREEFFTALKRDIVRIVLQHLGNIIGNKFLPHKKENKKKTSLEIHRLLSPDTQNRDKLHILETEQHNSFNYSTPSSDAGSINTDESYNENEENGEVRPFYPITSEISKYK; translated from the coding sequence ATGTCTATGTTACCGTGGTCTCAAATATGGGATGTATTTAAGCTATTTTTGGCCTTTACACTCTTCGTAATATTAGTTCAAAAAACTATCAGCCTGTTCGTATCATGGATGCTGATGCTACGCCATTCTACGATccgaaaattttcttttggataCTTCTTTGGTACATCAATAAGGAGGGCGTTTATCTTGACAGATTTTGCTGAACTATATATTGGTAAGATAAGTTTTCGAATAGGTTGGAAACCCGGAATCGTGTTTCATAATGTTGATATGAAGCTGTTTGAGAGAGGCAGTGATACTACTACGCACTCAACTAGAGGGTCGAGAACGTGTTTCAATCCTGATGATCAAACTTTTACCTTTGTAATCAGCAAACGAATTCTATCAATTTTGAGACTTGTGTTCtcattttccatttttttccatactTTAACTCTCACAGTATCCAATGGAAAACAATATAAGTTAAACATCGGGTCCATAACAATATCACATCCGCATGATGATACAATAAAATTGGAGGCATTTTTACATGATTTTACCCATCCTGAAACGAAAGACACCCTGAACCATACTGGATTTTTTATGGTGTGTAAGATTGCGAAGGAAAATGACAAAGGCGCCAAATGTTCGAAAATTACATTAAAGAATTGGAAATCCAGTCTTAAAATCAGCGACGTTTGCTGGCATCTTCcagagagaaaagaaaagacacCGGGTACTGATACTATTGATTCTTCATCTAAAAGCGACGAGGTAGAATTTCTCACTTCATCTCGGAAGATGCTAAAGCCCTTTCACTATCCTTTAAAGACTTTGAACATTCTGGACCTTAAGGTGGAAAACGTAAAGCTTAtctacaaaaaaaaatttacaatCCGCATATCAAGTGCTCAACTTTACTTAGAATCAATCTCGATTCTAAATAATGTCTCCGCTTTGGAACTCTTACCTTTAAACAAACCTACATGGGGGGATTTTGAACTATCACTCTCTGCAAATGCTGTTGTTATAGATATAGACGGTAATACAGCTATTAGAATTCCATTTGGAAATGTCATACTGACGTCAGATATTTTACTATTTCTATTGGATAACGTTCCCTTACAGAAAACGAAGATCTCTTCCATTTTGAACATTATAAATCCTTCAGTATTCCTTAATATACATCAAGTGctggaaatttttcatttagtGGATAGATTTGATAATTCCGAAACTTCGTCATATACAAAAGCAACCGAcagttcatcaaatatacTAGATTTGGATATTGATCGAATGCCCAGTTTTAACTTTGAATTACTGATGTCGAATTTTATTTCAAGGCTACACATATCAGATGAAGAGAATGTGACTTTCAAGGTTTTCAGTACACACGCTCTGTTCAGTCGTAATAATATGTCTATGTTTACTAAGAAGAGCGAGCTAATAAATCTGCATTCAGATTGGCCATTTTCCAAGGCTGCTTTAGTATCCAATCAGTTATCTAACTATATTAAAATTGTAGGTACATCGCTCTCTTACCTGAAAATTCCAACAGAGGAGGACGCTAATCCGGTATCTATACCGGTCTGtggttttgaaagattagATACATTTCTAGAtgaattttccaattctaAGTTGACCGTTCAATCTACATTGAGGCATTCATATGTTAgtcttgaaaatattgaagtTTTACATACTTTGAGCCGCGCCTTTGATAAGGTCTACTCGCTAATATCaattagaaagaaaaggaatgCAGCTCATAAAGCAAAGGATCAAAAATTGGCAAGCCTCAgtgaaaataagaagaatttcaatTGGTCGCTAAAACTTAGACTAAAAGATATATCATGTTCGTTATTGATCGCTGGGtttcttccaaaaactATGGATCCTGTGGAGGTGGAAAACTTAAACTTAACTGATGTAACCAGAGGTGCCAAAGTCGTCCTTACAGAATCGATATTATTAGCGGacaaccaagaaaaaaaatttacgATCGTTGATGCATCGATATATCGCTTTATGGATGAGACTACATATGATTCTGCGCCTGATGCTATTGTCCAGTTTACCGACCTGTTATTGAGTTTTAACGACTTCAAcaaaattcatttttcacttcCAAAAATCAAGCTGAAGATAGATGTAAATATAATCTGGCTTTGGTTTTATATCCAAGGTATATGGATAAAGTTTCGTCCTAATTTAGAGTTGAGTCAAACTTCGACGAGTAGCTCAAAATCTGCAGATGTTTTGGATAGATTGAGAGTAGATATAGGAAAGATGATTATTGAGTTAACGCTTCCCCATAACACAGAGGTACTCCTGATATTCGAGCAggttgaatttttgaattctaCTAAGATGCTCACCATTGCAACTTTATCTGCGTATGTGGTGTCCGTCTATGTGAAGCATATTAAAGTATATGTCTCTCTGATGAATATTAATGATTTTGAGTTAAATATCCAAGAATTAATCCGTGAGAGATCAGCAAGTGTAAATACTTCGTTGATTCACTTTCATGCAGAATACCATTTTAGATTTTACATGATAACTGATAACATGATTACACTCTATAAATCATTTAAGCAGATTAGATTGGCATTTTCCAATTTGCAGGAATTTACGCGGTTGTATCCTCAACAGCAGTATCCTGAAAATGTTCCCAATTTGCATATCTGTTGTCAAGATTTCCTaattgatattgaagaagaccCTTTTGAGCAGGAGTTAGGgttgattttgaaagttgGTGTTTTGGAACAACGTGAGAGGTTAAAGAAACTCgaagaattcaaagagAAGCTATCAACATATGAAGACATGAATGTGCGTCTAAGGTCACTCTATGATACCTCCCGTGGGCAGACTTTTTTTCCAGACTTCTATGCGAATGATCAAGAATATGAGGAAAAGGCCTATTTCAGATTGCTAGAaaacttttcaacttcATGGATTGCCAGATATCGGAAGgcaaaactttctttttatgGTATGCCTTATCGTGTAGTCAGCCGTGAGGAGCTTGGTACAAATTATCATTTGTTTACTAAACAGAAAACTAGCACGGTTGCTAATTTGGTCGTAAAAGAATTGGACTTTCAGTTAGGATGTCCCTCTTTTCCTTTGGACCAATATATGAATTTTGTTTACCAGTATGGAAAAAAGGTTCCAAAAACTACGAAGTACACTTTGTTAATTATCGTTGGCCTTAAAATCAAAAGCTCATTGTGGGAGTTGCGGCTGAGAGATTATCCAATACCTGCAATATCATTTCCAGATACATTCACAACGGGTGATGTTGTTTTCGCTGAGAAGATGCCAGCACCTTGTGCTCTTCATACTGTATATGTTCCTTTTGTTAGCTCCGCGCAAAGCGGCCCCTATAGTGACGCTAATACCATATATGGTTCGCATATTATTCGTACTATTAATTCGGTCAAAACGTATTTTAATATCAGGTCAATGgtatcatcttctttatctGCTAGAATTACATGGGGGAAATCTTTGCAGCCTGGTTATGAGTCCTTGATGCTGtggtttgattttttaaCAAAACCTCTTATTGATCCCTCCAAGAAACTAGGATTTTGGGACAAATTTAGATACTTGGTACATGGTAAATGGATATATGAGTTTTCAGAAGAGAGTGAGATCCATTTAAATATAAAGGGTTCACATGATCCTTATAAGATCACCGATGATGGTGCGGGTTTGGCGTTCTGCTGGTCTGGTGGCACTACAATTTATGTTCACGATTCTGCAGATCCTAaagagtttttgaaaattgaaTCGCAAAGGTTCCAGTTGGCAGTACCAGATTTTGCCAAGGTCAGTAAGTTCGATAAAGTATTTATGAAACTTGATGGGAAAGTAATTTGGACTTTAGGTTTGATTTTTGAACAAGGTGATATATGTAAGGCTGGTGACGAAGAAAGGTTTCTGCCAAATAGGCCACATTATGAAATTCAGCTCATGAATCCAGATAGTGTGCCAGATTTGGATCACCACGATACCTACAAAGGATTTAGAACCTCTTTTATTCACATGTCATTTGGCGTCTATTCCTCAGAACATGGATCCATAAACAGTCTTTATCTCGCACCATATGCGTTAACccactttttcaaatggtGGAACTTATTCCATACATATACATCCGGTCCTATAAGGCAAGGACGTTTATTTACGGACTTGCTTCAAAACAAGACCAAGTTTGGCCGTTCATTATTTACGATAGCATATCAGCTACATTTAAAACGACTTATGGTCACACATATCTATAGACATATTACTACCCAATATGATCTTGAAAAGGACCGCAAAATAACTTTTACTGGATTAAAGGGAAGATTTGATTCGCTGAAAATTGATCTTCATCAAAAGAGGATTAAGCTCACACACACTAATCAGAAACTCAACAAATCAAAACCTGTCtggaaattcaaaatgtCTAGAGGTGAGATTGATTGTGCCGAAGCAGATATTAGGATATTGTCCACAATGTTTGACCAAGAAGCAGTGAAGGAAATTCTAAGTACTGGCCTTGATGGCATACTTGAAGACGAGTCGTCACGTCCTATTTCGCCGCAAGACGTCGAACACTTACGTGAATCAGATTGGTATGATCTTGAGGATTATATAGATTTGAATCAAGTACCTCTGGGTTCGTCACTCCCTTTAAAGTTAGAAGCAATACCTTTGCTCTACTCACCTAGGATATCCTACttcagaaaaataaatgatGACGGTTACGTATTAGCTTACCCCTTTGGCACTGAGGAATCTCACAATTGTCTGATTGGCAAGAATCACCCAGAATTAACGCAAGAAAAGTTAGCAACAGAAAGGAAACGGGAAATAGAAGAGCAGCTAAAAATTTTGCTCACCACATTAAATTCAATgcaatcaaaaaaaagcgGAAATTTTATGAAGGATAATTCAGAATACGGTGTACCTGAAATAAAAGCAGAGGTGGCTGAATTAAATCATAGACTTCACACAGTCAATACCATCTTAAGCGATTTGAAAATCTCGGAGGCTATTCCTGGAGAAGATACTGGTTGTGATAGCTCCAGTTCACTTTCCGATACTGAAGCTAATTTGGAAGAAGTAGTTCCAACTCCAAACAgattatcattattgagAACCAATACTGTCGAATCCTTCGTATCAATGAGGAAGGCCTCTACTATGCAAGTCGAGTCCACTTATGACAACCGTTTCATGGTCCATAATATCGAGTTGAAGattgataataaaataagaCATCACCTCTTGGAATATGCTTCCAGcgcttttgaaagaaagtcTATGAGGTTTGCTTTGACTTATAAATCTGTTACGATCTTAAAAGAATTACTGGGAAATGTGTTAACTGGGGTCAGAACATCTATAGAAGACTATGGCTCTATGCTTGAAGACGATTTGGCTAGTAACTCTGAGTTTATTgaacattttgaaaaactcaTCAGAGATGTTCCAAGTGATGACTTTGAttatgttgataattacCTTTGCAGATTAATCTCACCGCAAGTGCAAATCAAATCGGatgttgaaagaaatgCTGCAGTTATTTTAGCTGCTAGAGATATAGAAATGGGAATCATTGATATAGTTCAAGTGTATGGAAAATCTGGGAAAAGAATTCCTGTTGACATTGATACTATTGTTGAAACTCGCTATTCTGCTGTTTCAAAGGATATTCAGTTATTCACTTTGTTCAAGAAGGATTTGGAGGGTCCTGAGGGTAGGCTTTTCCATAAAAATGGATACGGTTTGGACAAAGAGTCAGATATATGGCCCCCATGGATCCCTCTTGAAATGTGCTTCGACGGTTCTCTATTAGATAGACATGTATTTCTGAAACGAAGATCGATGTTTTTAACGTACGTCGCTCCTAATCCCTTATTTTTTAGTGCGAATGATACATCTACATTTTCCTATGATTCGAGATTTCGTATTGCATTTCCAGGATTGGTTCTGACTTCTGATTGTCAACAGTACTGTGCAGTATACGCAATCGCAGAGGACTTACTTTCCTTTGGATCATCATTGGATGAGAAGGTTGAGAAATTATCCAGGATTCTATTTACTGATGAAGTAAGAAATAATCTGGAAAACCTTGATGTATCCGTTGTCACAGCGCTACAAGATAGAATTAAAGAACTGTATTACACGCGAGCATATTTGAAGCTTCACGATCCAAGATTGTTTAGAAAATCGGGCCAAGAACTAACTTTTGATATTCAAACTAGTACATTGAAGTTGACACTACTTATGACGGCAATCAAGAAAACTTATGATAGGATGGGTAGTGGTAACAGAGTTATCCAGAAAAGATTGAGGTGGCAAGTTGGAACGGATGAGTTGGTTTGGGAACTATATGATGAAAGCAAAACACCTTTTGTAACGATTGGACTGGGTCCTTCTACATTTATTCGTTCTGAAACCTCTGATGGCACTAACAGTAACAAAGTatctatttcttcattacaGTGCTTcaatcaacaaaaaaatccgGTCTATACTGAGCTGTTGGCTCCCTTTTCTGAAAACTCATCTTATAATGACAACGCCCCAATGGTGGAAATATTCTGGATCTTGGGTCCATCGGTTGGAGGGATTTCAGATTTGCAAGACTTAGTTGTTTCTTTGCAGCCATTAATTTTCAAGATGGATCACAAAACGTCGGAAAAACTAATGAATTATCTTTTTCCAAAGATAGAACAAACTCCGGTAGAACCTAATCCTTCGGAACTTGTACCGCGTTCTTCAAccagttcttttttttcattttctccAGTTTTACGTCACAGTCCTTCTAACGGCTCTTTATCTGTGTACGATGCAAAGGATGTTGATTCTTGGGATCTGCGCAGTATCCAGAGTAAAGAAGGTATCAACAAGTATAAAGGTGATCATAGGAAAGTATCGGCATCACTGTTCGTGCAGCCTGATTATAATATTAATGAAATGGTGAAAAGATCAGGcacatttttcaatgtaaAATCCATTATAATCCGAAAAACTTTAATGTCCGTGTGTTATAAGGGTTCTCACAGCCTCTTGACTGATGTTAATAACTTAATCGTCAGAGTTCCTGTTTTGAAGTACCATAACAAACTATGGTCGAGAGAAGAGTTTTTTACAGCTTTGAAAAGAGACATTGTAAGAATAGTTCTACAACATTTAGGAAATATTATTGGTAATAAATTTTTACCCCAcaaaaaagagaacaaaaagaaaacctcCTTAGAAATACATCGGTTACTAAGTCCTGATACTCAAAATCGGGACAAGTTACACATTCTTGAAACCGAACAACATAACTCATTTAACTACTCCACTCCCTCTTCAGATGCCGGATCAATTAATACAGATGAATCctataatgaaaatgaagagaatgGAGAAGTGAGGCCGTTTTACCCTATTACGAgtgaaatttcaaaatacaAGTGA
- the CLB2 gene encoding B-type cyclin CLB2 (similar to Saccharomyces cerevisiae CLB1 (YGR108W) and CLB2 (YPR119W); ancestral locus Anc_3.452), whose protein sequence is MSNQIENTENSQNSSSSRFLRNVQRLALNNVTNTTFQKSNVNNSALTNFKSALNSAKKEGSRIPQFTRDSVSRPTAALEEKRIPKDDSISQLTKSNLSDNKENQDPTSQQFGTLTSIKEGNIESPANISVHESSSAKEIIQHDPLKNIEPGTNMINKPVENEKPQSTRSQLHVRNNENENDSGKKRPISTIVEQELPKKFKVCDENGKEEYEWEDLDAEDVNDPFMVSEYVNDIFEYLHQLEVITLPKKEDLYQHRNIHQNRDILVNWLVKIHNKFGLLPETLYLAINIMDRFLGKELVQLDKLQLVGTSCLFIASKYEEVYSPSIKHFASETDGACTEDEIKEGEKFILKTLKFNLNYPNPMNFLRRISKADDYDIQSRTLAKFLLEISLVDFRFIGILPSLCAAAAMFMSRKMLGKGKWDGNLIHYSGGYTKEELAPVCHMIMDYLVSSIVHDEFHRKYQSRRFMKASIISVQWALKVRKNGYDIMTLHE, encoded by the coding sequence ATGTCGAACCAAATAGAAAATACAGAAAATTCACAGAATTCTAGTTCATCAAGATTTTTGAGGAATGTACAACGGTTGGCCTTGAACAATGTCACAAATACGACATTCCAAAAGAGTAATGTGAACAACTCAGCTCTAACGAATTTCAAATCAGCACTCAATTCTGCAAAGAAGGAGGGAAGCCGAATTCCTCAATTCACTAGAGATAGCGTATCAAGACCAACAGCCGCACTAGAGGAGAAAAGGATCCCAAAGGATGATAGTATAAGCCAACTCACCAAAAGCAATCTTTCGGATAATAAAGAGAACCAAGATCCAACCAGTCAGCAATTTGGTACATTAACTTCCATAAAGGAAGGAAATATTGAATCACCTGCAAATATAAGCGTACATGAATCCTCTTCTGCCAAGGAAATAATCCAGCATGATCCCCTAAAAAACATTGAACCAGGCACTAATATGATTAATAAGCCggttgaaaatgaaaaacctCAGTCAACAAGAAGTCAACTTCACGTTAGAAATAACGAAAATGAGAATGATAGCGGGAAAAAAAGACCAATTTCTACGATTGTTGAACAAGAGTTACccaaaaaatttaaagtGTGCGATGAAAATggtaaagaagaatatgaatGGGAAGATCTAGATGCGGAAGATGTCAATGATCCTTTTATGGTTAGTGAATACGTCAATGATATATTTGAGTACCTTCATCAACTGGAGGTCATTACTTTACCAAAGAAAGAGGATCTCTATCAGCATAGAAACATTCATCAAAACCGAGATATTTTAGTTAATTGGTTGGTTAAAATTCATAACAAGTTCGGCCTCTTACCGGAAACCTTGTATCTTGCCATTAATATAATGGACAGATTTTTGGGCAAAGAGCTAGTTCAGTTGGATAAATTACAACTGGTTGGTACATCTTGCCTTTTCATTGCCTCCAAATATGAAGAGGTATATTCTCCTAGTATAAAACATTTCGCTTCAGAGACAGATGGTGCATGTACGGAAGACGAAATTAAAGAAGGGGAGAAATTTATTTTGAAGACACTAAAGTTTAACCTAAATTATCCCAATCCAATGAATTTTCTGAGAAGAATTTCGAAGGCAGACGACTACGATATACAGTCCCGAACTCTTGCCAAATTCTTACTAGAGATATCATTAGTAGATTTCAGATTTATAGGGATATTACCCTCGTTATGCGCAGCCGCTGCGATGTTTAtgtcaagaaaaatgttaGGTAAAGGTAAATGGGATGGAAACCTAATACACTATAGCGGTGGGTATactaaagaagaactaGCTCCCGTATGTCATATGATAATGGATTATCTAGTAAGTTCGATAGTTCACGACGAATTTCATAGAAAATATCAGTCTAGAAGATTTATGAAAGCTTCCATAATTTCCGTTCAATGGGCTCTGAAGGTTAGGAAAAACGGCTACGATATAATGACTTTGCATGAATGA